From Streptomyces sp. NBC_00370, a single genomic window includes:
- a CDS encoding LacI family DNA-binding transcriptional regulator, whose product MDEPRKRSRPGRAAAPAGRTSRPRQAEVARLAGVSQATVSLVLGGKKQGAVISEDTRRKVLEAARSLGYVPDPAARRLAAARNDLLGVFSFTATFPTDVQHSYYPFLVGVEQEAAARGYDLVLFTGSSSGGAGAAGPDALSRVRLADGCVFLGRHAPAEELRRLVSDGFPVVHVGRRDELEGLAWVGADYVSASHEVVTRLAALGHRRIVLVREDDEAPASTDREHGFLKGLEEAGLPAGPEAVFRSAAPEQDLSAERLRGWLDDGVTAFVAEETDTGGAWRALHAAAAAAGLDCPRDASLAVLGNPPPDLAAEPVPTGFDVPRPQLGAAAVRMLAALVAGEEAAEPLVPCAFRPGASTGPPPGHG is encoded by the coding sequence GTGGACGAACCCAGGAAGCGGTCCCGGCCAGGTCGGGCAGCCGCGCCGGCGGGACGTACGTCACGCCCGCGCCAGGCGGAGGTCGCCCGGCTCGCCGGTGTCTCGCAGGCCACGGTCTCGCTGGTGCTCGGCGGCAAGAAGCAGGGCGCCGTGATCTCCGAGGACACCCGGCGGAAGGTGCTCGAAGCGGCCCGCAGCCTGGGCTACGTCCCCGACCCGGCCGCCAGGCGGCTCGCCGCGGCCCGCAACGACCTGCTGGGGGTCTTCAGCTTCACCGCCACGTTCCCCACCGATGTGCAGCACTCGTACTACCCCTTCCTGGTCGGTGTCGAGCAGGAGGCCGCCGCACGCGGCTACGACCTGGTCCTGTTCACCGGCTCCAGCTCCGGCGGCGCGGGCGCCGCGGGGCCCGACGCGCTGAGCCGGGTCCGGCTCGCCGACGGCTGTGTCTTCCTCGGCCGGCACGCCCCGGCGGAGGAGCTGCGCAGGCTGGTCAGCGACGGCTTCCCGGTGGTCCACGTCGGCCGCAGGGACGAGCTGGAGGGGCTGGCCTGGGTCGGCGCCGACTACGTCAGCGCCAGCCATGAGGTCGTCACCCGCCTCGCCGCGCTGGGCCACCGGCGGATCGTGCTCGTACGGGAGGACGACGAGGCGCCCGCCTCCACCGACCGTGAACACGGCTTCCTGAAAGGGCTGGAGGAGGCGGGACTGCCGGCGGGACCCGAGGCCGTCTTCCGCTCGGCCGCCCCCGAACAGGACCTCAGCGCCGAGCGGCTGCGCGGCTGGCTCGACGACGGGGTGACCGCCTTCGTCGCCGAGGAGACCGACACCGGCGGCGCCTGGCGCGCGCTGCACGCAGCCGCCGCTGCCGCCGGTCTCGACTGCCCGAGGGACGCCTCACTCGCCGTACTCGGCAACCCGCCGCCCGACCTCGCGGCCGAACCGGTGCCCACCGGATTCGACGTCCCGCGCCCCCAGCTCGGCGCGGCGGCGGTACGCATGCTCGCCGCGCTCGTGGCCGGTGAGGAAGCCGCCGAACCCCTGGTCCCCTGCGCCTTCAGACCGGGCGCCAGCACGGGCCCGCCCCCCGGGCACGGCTGA
- a CDS encoding hydantoinase/oxoprolinase family protein, producing the protein MTTHRIRVGIDVGGTFTDAVAVDAATLELLGQVKVPTSHHHEDGVAHGIVEALDRLLEQTGNAPEDVAFLAHGTTQATNALLEGDVATVGLIGIGTGPGAALTRRLAAFRKLELTPGKHLPLAYAHVGDPDDAAEVGRAVDEVVREGAEVLVASQPFSVDRPEGEEAVLAAASGRGLPMTAAHQITSLYGLQKRTRTAVVNAAILPRMLATADLVDASITKAGVTAPLMVMRCDGGVMSLDEMRRRPLLTVLSGPAAGVAGALMQERISEGLFLETGGTSTDISVVRRGKVAVRHATILGKTSYLSALDVRTVGVGGGSMVRVDGGKVTAVGPRSAHIAGLPYACYATADELRDAKLATVSPMADDPADYAVLDAAGGRYAITMTCAANALGRVPEGDFARCDQDVAKAALAPLAAALGVDVATAAAQVLDAGTEQVKTVVDAMISDYRLDKDTAVLVGGGGGAASVTPHLAAVSGYEGRIARHNEVISPIGVALALVREQIERIIPGAGQEQILAVRAEAEQAVIAQGAAADGVEVEVTVDPQTNTVRAVATGATELRTQDRSHRADDEERLRAAAASLKADPADVRVLAGTPSHTVYGTEVHRRFRATRHPVRVVDADGVVRLHAPDARVETTTVGSAAQVLASLVDESTSYGDGGVRAPALRLLIGSRIADLSGVLDPQPLLALARSELRARAADEPVVAVVEART; encoded by the coding sequence ATGACCACCCACCGCATCCGCGTCGGCATCGACGTGGGCGGAACCTTCACCGACGCCGTGGCCGTAGACGCCGCGACCCTGGAACTACTGGGGCAGGTGAAGGTTCCCACCAGCCACCACCACGAGGACGGGGTCGCCCACGGCATCGTGGAAGCGCTCGACCGGCTGCTGGAGCAGACCGGAAACGCCCCCGAGGACGTCGCCTTCCTGGCCCACGGCACCACCCAGGCTACCAACGCCCTGCTGGAGGGCGACGTCGCCACCGTCGGACTCATCGGCATCGGCACGGGACCGGGCGCGGCGCTCACCCGCCGGCTCGCGGCCTTCCGCAAGCTCGAACTCACCCCGGGCAAGCACCTGCCGCTCGCCTACGCGCACGTCGGTGACCCCGACGACGCGGCCGAAGTCGGCCGCGCCGTCGACGAGGTGGTCAGGGAGGGCGCCGAAGTCCTCGTCGCCAGCCAGCCGTTCAGCGTCGACAGGCCCGAGGGCGAGGAGGCCGTGCTCGCCGCCGCCTCGGGCCGGGGGCTGCCGATGACGGCCGCGCACCAGATCACCTCGCTGTACGGGCTGCAGAAGCGCACCCGTACCGCCGTGGTCAACGCGGCGATCCTGCCCCGGATGCTGGCCACGGCCGATCTGGTCGACGCCTCCATCACCAAGGCGGGCGTGACGGCGCCGCTGATGGTGATGCGCTGCGACGGCGGTGTGATGTCCCTGGACGAGATGCGGCGCAGGCCGCTGCTCACGGTGCTGTCCGGGCCCGCCGCAGGCGTGGCCGGCGCGCTGATGCAGGAGCGGATCAGCGAGGGGCTGTTCCTGGAGACCGGCGGCACGTCCACCGACATCAGCGTCGTACGGCGCGGCAAGGTGGCCGTCCGGCACGCGACGATCCTCGGCAAGACCTCGTACCTGTCGGCCCTCGACGTCCGGACCGTCGGCGTCGGCGGCGGGTCGATGGTGCGGGTCGACGGCGGCAAGGTCACCGCCGTGGGGCCGCGCAGCGCGCACATCGCCGGCCTGCCGTACGCCTGTTACGCGACGGCGGACGAACTGCGCGACGCGAAGCTCGCCACCGTCAGCCCGATGGCGGACGACCCCGCCGACTACGCGGTCCTCGACGCGGCCGGCGGCCGGTACGCGATCACCATGACCTGCGCGGCCAACGCGCTCGGCCGGGTCCCCGAGGGCGACTTCGCCCGCTGTGACCAGGACGTGGCGAAGGCCGCGCTGGCCCCGCTCGCCGCCGCCCTCGGCGTCGACGTCGCCACGGCGGCGGCCCAGGTGCTCGACGCGGGCACGGAGCAGGTGAAGACCGTGGTGGACGCGATGATCAGCGACTACCGCCTCGACAAGGACACCGCGGTGCTGGTCGGCGGGGGAGGGGGCGCGGCATCCGTGACCCCGCATCTGGCCGCCGTCTCCGGGTACGAAGGCAGGATCGCCCGGCACAACGAGGTCATCAGCCCCATCGGGGTCGCCCTCGCGCTGGTCCGTGAGCAGATCGAGCGGATCATCCCCGGCGCTGGACAGGAGCAGATCCTGGCCGTACGGGCGGAGGCCGAACAGGCCGTCATCGCGCAGGGCGCGGCGGCCGACGGCGTCGAGGTGGAGGTCACGGTCGACCCGCAGACCAACACCGTGCGCGCCGTCGCCACCGGCGCGACCGAACTGCGCACCCAGGACCGCTCCCACCGCGCCGACGACGAGGAGCGGCTGCGCGCGGCCGCCGCCAGTCTGAAGGCCGACCCGGCGGACGTCAGGGTGCTGGCAGGCACCCCGTCGCACACCGTGTACGGCACCGAGGTGCACCGCCGGTTCCGCGCGACCCGCCATCCGGTACGGGTCGTCGACGCCGACGGCGTCGTCAGGCTGCACGCGCCCGACGCGCGCGTCGAGACCACCACCGTCGGCTCCGCCGCCCAGGTGCTCGCCTCGCTCGTCGACGAGTCCACCTCGTACGGCGACGGCGGCGTACGCGCCCCGGCGCTGCGGCTGCTGATCGGCTCGCGCATCGCCGACCTGTCGGGGGTCCTCGACCCGCAGCCGCTGCTCGCCCTGGCCCGCAGCGAACTGCGCGCACGCGCCGCCGACGAGCCGGTCGTCGCCGTGGTGGAGGCGAGGACATGA
- a CDS encoding NADPH-dependent F420 reductase, with the protein MSTLGLIGSGNIGGTLARLGVAAGLDVVLSNSRGPQTLTALVDELGPRARAATAAEAAEAGDWVVVTVPLKNYRQVPVAPLVGKVVLDTDNYYPERDGRIPELDAEELTTSELLQRHLPDSHVVKAFNNIFFKHLAALARPAGAADRTTLPIAGDSAQAKASATRLIDLLGYHALDAGTLADSWRFQRDTPAYVVPYAKNPQGLGVSGDDPGARADSTALRAALDAAVRPTP; encoded by the coding sequence ATGAGCACTCTTGGACTGATCGGAAGCGGAAACATCGGTGGCACCCTCGCGCGGCTGGGCGTCGCGGCAGGTCTCGACGTCGTCCTCAGCAACTCACGCGGCCCGCAGACGCTGACCGCGCTGGTGGACGAGCTGGGGCCACGGGCCCGCGCGGCGACGGCCGCCGAAGCCGCCGAGGCGGGTGACTGGGTGGTGGTGACCGTGCCGCTGAAGAACTACCGCCAGGTGCCGGTCGCGCCCCTCGTCGGCAAAGTCGTCCTCGACACGGACAACTACTATCCGGAGCGCGACGGGCGGATCCCCGAACTCGACGCCGAGGAGCTGACCACCAGCGAACTGCTCCAGCGCCATCTCCCCGACTCGCACGTCGTGAAGGCGTTCAACAACATCTTCTTCAAGCACCTGGCCGCCCTGGCCAGGCCCGCGGGCGCCGCCGACCGTACGACGCTGCCCATCGCCGGCGACTCGGCGCAGGCCAAGGCCTCGGCGACCCGGCTGATCGATCTGCTCGGCTACCACGCCCTGGACGCCGGAACGCTCGCCGACAGCTGGCGCTTCCAGCGCGACACCCCGGCGTACGTCGTCCCCTACGCGAAGAACCCGCAGGGCCTCGGCGTCTCCGGTGACGACCCGGGCGCCAGGGCGGACTCCACGGCGCTGCGCGCGGCACTCGACGCCGCCGTCCGCCCGACGCCCTGA
- a CDS encoding NADPH:quinone oxidoreductase family protein yields MQAWRVHRNGEPGEVMRLEDVERPEPAEGQVRVLVRAANINFPDALLCRGHYQVRPPLPFTPGVEICGETEDGRRVITTAALPHGGLGEYALADAAGLLPAPAALDDAEAAAMHIGYQTGWFGLHRRAHLEKGETLLVHAAAGGVGSAAVQLGKAAGATVIGVVGGPAKAEVARELGCDVVIDRHTDDIIAAVKEATGGRGADVVYDPVGGDAYAKSAKCLAFEGRIVIVGFTSGEIPAPALNHAMVKNYSILGLHWGLYAAKDPAAIPRCHQRLTELAAQGVVKPLVSERVPLKGAADAVQRVADGATTGRVVVIPEGDSR; encoded by the coding sequence ATGCAGGCATGGCGAGTGCACCGGAACGGCGAGCCGGGCGAGGTGATGCGACTCGAAGACGTCGAGCGGCCCGAGCCGGCCGAAGGACAGGTCAGGGTGCTGGTCCGTGCGGCGAACATCAACTTCCCCGATGCCCTGCTCTGCCGGGGCCACTACCAGGTGCGACCGCCGCTGCCCTTCACCCCCGGCGTGGAGATCTGCGGCGAGACCGAGGACGGCCGCCGGGTCATCACCACGGCGGCCCTCCCGCACGGCGGCCTGGGGGAGTACGCGCTCGCCGACGCCGCGGGACTGCTCCCGGCGCCCGCCGCCCTGGACGACGCCGAAGCGGCCGCGATGCACATCGGCTACCAGACAGGCTGGTTCGGCCTGCACCGCCGCGCCCATCTGGAGAAGGGCGAGACCCTGCTCGTCCACGCGGCGGCCGGCGGTGTCGGCAGCGCCGCCGTACAGCTCGGCAAGGCGGCCGGCGCCACCGTCATCGGCGTCGTCGGCGGCCCCGCCAAGGCCGAGGTGGCCCGCGAGCTGGGCTGCGACGTCGTGATCGACCGGCACACCGACGACATCATCGCCGCCGTGAAGGAAGCCACCGGCGGCCGTGGCGCCGACGTCGTCTACGACCCGGTCGGCGGCGACGCCTACGCCAAGTCGGCCAAGTGCCTGGCCTTCGAGGGCCGCATCGTGATCGTCGGCTTCACCAGCGGCGAGATCCCGGCCCCCGCGCTCAACCACGCCATGGTGAAGAACTACTCGATCCTCGGACTGCACTGGGGCCTGTACGCGGCCAAGGACCCGGCCGCGATCCCGCGCTGCCACCAGCGGCTGACCGAACTGGCCGCGCAGGGCGTCGTCAAGCCCCTCGTCAGCGAGCGGGTACCGCTGAAGGGCGCAGCCGACGCCGTACAGCGCGTCGCCGACGGCGCCACCACCGGACGTGTGGTCGTCATCCCCGAAGGAGACTCCCGATGA
- a CDS encoding TRAP transporter large permease subunit, with amino-acid sequence MGVVILLIMAAGVAAMLSRKLPTAFALVILAVVIAFVSGAPLTGKNSVLETVLQEGAPALAATMIAILLGSWLGKLLDETGIAGTLVRKIVEFGGDRPVVVALGVLAVSTLVGTVTGSAPAAMLAGIIGIPAMIAVGIPKVTAAGTILMGIAAGMPFELPVWQFFSSALELSVPTVRGFMIKLFPFALFAAILFVLIETRRKGVEHAWALKSVSAKPAPVSRRKQLGDAPWYALLTPVVPLVLALALDVPIIPALLAGVLYALFTTTRPRDMNKRLLRTLYAGFEVAAAPIALFVAIGILLAAVKLPGAVDALEPLVKAVSPQNAVLFVLVFTVLVPLCLYRGPLNVYGLGAGIAGVLIAAGVYPAVAVLGLTTSYNQVFGVADPTSTQTVWAAQYAGVTPQKVMARTLPYVWFVALGGFSVTAALYL; translated from the coding sequence ATGGGCGTCGTCATTCTGCTGATCATGGCGGCCGGAGTCGCCGCGATGCTCAGCCGCAAACTCCCCACGGCCTTCGCGCTCGTCATCCTGGCCGTCGTCATCGCCTTCGTCTCCGGCGCACCGCTGACCGGCAAGAACAGTGTGCTGGAGACCGTGCTCCAGGAAGGCGCACCGGCGCTCGCCGCCACCATGATCGCCATCCTGCTGGGCTCCTGGCTCGGCAAGCTCCTCGACGAGACCGGCATCGCGGGCACGCTCGTGCGCAAGATCGTCGAGTTCGGCGGGGACCGGCCCGTCGTGGTCGCCCTCGGTGTGCTCGCCGTCTCCACGCTGGTGGGTACGGTCACCGGATCGGCGCCTGCCGCGATGCTCGCGGGCATCATCGGAATCCCGGCGATGATAGCGGTGGGGATTCCCAAGGTGACCGCCGCGGGCACGATCCTGATGGGGATCGCCGCCGGTATGCCCTTCGAGCTGCCGGTCTGGCAGTTCTTCTCCAGCGCGCTCGAGCTGTCCGTGCCCACCGTGCGCGGCTTCATGATCAAGCTGTTCCCGTTCGCGCTGTTCGCCGCGATCCTCTTCGTGCTGATCGAGACCCGCCGCAAGGGAGTCGAGCACGCCTGGGCGCTCAAGTCCGTGTCCGCCAAGCCGGCCCCGGTCTCCCGGCGCAAGCAACTCGGCGACGCGCCCTGGTACGCGCTGCTCACTCCGGTCGTGCCGCTGGTGCTCGCCCTCGCCCTCGACGTCCCCATCATCCCCGCGCTGCTGGCCGGTGTGCTGTACGCGCTGTTCACCACCACCCGGCCGCGCGACATGAACAAGCGGCTGCTGCGCACCCTCTACGCGGGCTTCGAGGTGGCGGCGGCGCCGATCGCGCTGTTCGTCGCCATCGGCATCCTGCTGGCCGCGGTGAAACTGCCGGGGGCCGTGGACGCGCTGGAACCGCTCGTCAAGGCCGTCAGCCCGCAGAACGCGGTGCTGTTCGTGCTGGTCTTCACCGTCCTCGTACCGCTGTGCCTCTACCGGGGCCCGCTGAACGTGTACGGCCTCGGCGCCGGTATCGCCGGTGTCCTCATCGCGGCGGGCGTCTACCCCGCGGTCGCCGTGCTCGGCCTGACCACCTCGTACAACCAGGTGTTCGGCGTCGCCGACCCGACCAGTACCCAGACGGTGTGGGCCGCCCAGTACGCGGGCGTCACACCACAGAAGGTGATGGCACGCACGCTTCCGTACGTGTGGTTCGTCGCCCTCGGCGGCTTCAGTGTCACCGCCGCCCTGTACCTCTGA
- a CDS encoding leucine-rich repeat domain-containing protein has translation MATTLNLWRHHLGEVPRSLWHDTGLRVLILADNQLTEVPAGIARLRELRTLDLGHNELTSVPDALGDLPALTDYLYLHANRLTELPASLGRLAALRYLNIGENRIGTLPDTIGDLAALVELRAQHNRLTTLPDSVGRLHRLRELWLRGNAIDRLPDSVAGLTELRHLDLRENALPQVPRPLAGLPLLRGLDLRANRLSRLPEWLDRLPALEKLDLRWNDLEPQPRLDEALARRGCVVLR, from the coding sequence ATGGCGACCACACTCAACCTCTGGCGGCACCACCTGGGGGAGGTGCCGCGGTCGCTGTGGCACGACACCGGACTGCGGGTGCTGATCCTCGCCGACAACCAGCTGACGGAGGTCCCCGCCGGCATCGCGCGACTGCGCGAGCTGCGCACCCTCGACCTGGGACACAACGAACTCACCTCGGTGCCGGACGCGTTGGGCGACCTCCCGGCCCTCACCGACTACCTGTATCTGCACGCCAACCGGCTCACCGAACTCCCCGCCTCCCTGGGCCGGCTCGCCGCGCTGCGCTACCTCAACATCGGTGAGAACCGCATCGGCACACTCCCCGACACCATCGGGGACCTCGCCGCACTGGTCGAACTGCGCGCCCAGCACAACCGGTTGACGACGCTGCCCGACAGCGTCGGCCGGCTCCACCGGCTCCGCGAACTGTGGCTCCGTGGCAACGCCATCGACCGGCTGCCCGACTCCGTCGCCGGACTCACCGAGCTGCGCCACCTCGATCTGCGCGAGAACGCCCTGCCGCAGGTGCCCCGACCGCTCGCCGGGCTGCCGCTGTTGCGCGGGCTCGACCTGCGGGCCAACCGGCTCAGCCGGCTGCCGGAGTGGCTGGACCGGCTGCCCGCCCTGGAGAAACTGGACCTGCGCTGGAACGACCTGGAGCCCCAGCCGCGGCTCGACGAGGCGCTGGCGCGGCGCGGGTGTGTCGTGCTCCGCTGA
- a CDS encoding acetylxylan esterase, producing MALFDLPLDGLREYRSASREPADFDRFWADTLAETRGHDLAARFEPVATALTTVDVFDVTFAGFGGHPVKGWLVLPAGTSEPLPAVVEFVGYGGGRGLPHTHLLWASAGFAHFVMDTRGQGASWGGGDTPDPVGSASAVPGYLTRGIDDPRGFYYRRVFADAVRAVEAARSHPLVDASRTAAAGASQGGGITLAVGGLVPDLLAIAPDVPFLCDFPRATTLTDREPYREVGRYLKTFRGRTEHVARTLSYFDGVHFAARGRAPALFSVALEDQTCPPSTVFAAFNAYASGDKAIEIYDFNDHEGGGPYQQASQLKWLPHLLNS from the coding sequence ATGGCCCTCTTCGACCTGCCCCTCGACGGTCTCCGCGAGTACCGCAGCGCGTCCCGCGAACCTGCGGACTTCGACCGGTTCTGGGCGGACACCCTCGCCGAGACCCGCGGCCATGACCTCGCCGCCCGGTTCGAGCCGGTCGCCACGGCGCTGACCACGGTGGACGTGTTCGACGTGACCTTCGCCGGGTTCGGCGGGCATCCCGTCAAGGGCTGGCTGGTGCTGCCTGCCGGGACGAGCGAACCCCTGCCCGCCGTCGTGGAGTTCGTCGGGTACGGCGGCGGCCGCGGCCTGCCGCACACCCATCTGCTCTGGGCGTCGGCCGGCTTCGCGCACTTCGTGATGGACACCCGTGGACAGGGCGCGAGCTGGGGCGGCGGCGACACCCCCGACCCGGTGGGCAGCGCGTCGGCCGTGCCCGGCTATCTCACCCGGGGCATCGACGATCCGCGTGGTTTCTACTACCGCCGGGTGTTCGCCGACGCGGTGCGCGCCGTCGAGGCGGCCCGTTCGCATCCGCTGGTGGACGCCTCGCGGACCGCCGCCGCCGGGGCCAGCCAGGGCGGCGGAATCACCCTCGCCGTCGGGGGTCTGGTGCCCGATCTGCTGGCGATCGCCCCCGACGTACCGTTCCTCTGCGACTTCCCCCGGGCGACCACGCTCACCGACCGCGAGCCGTACCGCGAGGTGGGCAGATACCTCAAGACCTTCCGGGGCCGTACGGAACACGTCGCCCGTACGCTCAGCTACTTCGACGGGGTGCACTTCGCCGCGCGCGGGCGGGCTCCCGCGCTCTTCTCGGTGGCCCTGGAGGACCAGACCTGCCCGCCGTCCACGGTCTTCGCGGCCTTCAACGCGTACGCGAGCGGCGACAAGGCGATCGAGATCTACGACTTCAACGACCACGAGGGCGGCGGGCCGTACCAGCAGGCAAGCCAACTGAAGTGGCTGCCGCACCTGTTGAATTCCTGA
- a CDS encoding FAD-dependent oxidoreductase, whose protein sequence is MTPEPDILIVGGGLGGVAAALAACRAGRSVVLTEETDWIGGQLTSQAVPPDEHPWVEQFGTTASYRQLRESIRTYYRQWYPLRSEALALTDLNPGAGRVSKLCGEPRVALAVLEAMLAPHLASGRLTLLTEYRPVAAEAEDDTVRSVTVESLRDGARRTVTARYVIDATETGELLELAGVEYAVGAESRDEFGEPHAPETADPLNQQGITVCFALSHHEGEDHTIDKPADYDFWRSYRPDFWPGPLLGFLAPDPRTLEAVPRTFVPNPELDPLDVSADQSADAGDKELFGFRRVLARKLHRPGAFDSDITLVNWPLNDYWLKPLIGAGEETTAQAVAEARQLSLSVLYWLQTEAPRADGGAGFPGLRLRPDVMGTADGLAKAPYIRESRRIKAVTTITEHDVAIDLVGPHGGTKYRDSVGVGGYRIDLHPSTGGDNYIDIGSVPFEIPLGALVPRRVRNLLPAGKNIGTTHITNGCYRLHPVEWNIGEVAGALAAHCLTEGVEPRQVQSEDKRFDEFAALLDRSGVQRHWPDVRGY, encoded by the coding sequence GTGACACCCGAACCGGACATTCTCATCGTCGGTGGCGGACTCGGCGGCGTGGCAGCGGCACTCGCCGCGTGCCGCGCCGGACGCAGCGTCGTACTGACCGAGGAGACCGACTGGATCGGTGGCCAGCTCACCTCACAGGCCGTCCCCCCGGACGAACACCCCTGGGTCGAGCAGTTCGGCACCACCGCCTCGTACCGTCAGCTGCGCGAGTCCATCAGGACGTACTACCGCCAGTGGTACCCGCTGCGCTCGGAGGCGCTCGCCCTCACCGACCTCAACCCGGGCGCCGGGCGGGTCAGCAAGCTCTGCGGCGAGCCGCGCGTCGCTCTCGCCGTGCTTGAGGCGATGCTCGCGCCGCACCTCGCCTCGGGCCGGCTCACGCTGCTCACCGAATACCGTCCCGTCGCCGCCGAGGCCGAGGACGACACCGTACGGTCCGTCACCGTCGAGAGCCTGCGCGACGGCGCGCGGCGGACCGTCACCGCGCGGTACGTGATCGACGCGACCGAGACCGGCGAGCTGCTGGAGCTGGCCGGGGTCGAGTACGCCGTCGGGGCCGAGTCGCGCGACGAGTTCGGCGAGCCGCACGCCCCGGAGACCGCCGACCCGCTCAACCAGCAGGGCATCACGGTCTGCTTCGCCCTCTCGCACCACGAGGGCGAGGACCACACGATCGACAAGCCCGCCGACTACGACTTCTGGCGCTCCTACCGGCCCGACTTCTGGCCGGGGCCGCTGCTCGGCTTCCTCGCGCCCGACCCGCGCACCCTGGAGGCCGTGCCGCGCACCTTCGTACCCAATCCGGAGCTCGACCCGCTGGACGTCTCCGCCGACCAGTCGGCGGACGCGGGCGACAAGGAGCTGTTCGGCTTCCGCCGGGTGCTGGCCCGCAAGCTGCACCGTCCCGGCGCCTTCGACTCCGACATCACCCTCGTCAACTGGCCGCTCAACGACTACTGGCTCAAGCCGCTGATCGGCGCGGGCGAGGAGACGACGGCGCAGGCCGTCGCCGAGGCCAGGCAGCTCTCGCTGTCCGTCCTGTACTGGCTGCAGACCGAGGCGCCGCGCGCCGACGGCGGCGCCGGATTCCCCGGCCTCAGGCTGCGGCCCGATGTCATGGGCACCGCCGACGGTCTCGCCAAGGCGCCGTACATCCGCGAGTCGCGGCGGATCAAGGCCGTCACCACCATCACCGAGCACGACGTCGCGATCGACCTGGTCGGCCCGCACGGCGGCACGAAGTACCGCGACTCGGTCGGCGTCGGCGGCTACCGCATCGATCTGCACCCGTCCACCGGAGGTGACAACTACATCGACATCGGCTCCGTGCCGTTCGAGATCCCGCTCGGCGCGCTCGTGCCGCGCCGGGTCCGCAACCTGCTCCCCGCGGGCAAGAACATCGGCACCACCCACATCACCAACGGCTGCTACCGGCTCCACCCGGTGGAATGGAACATCGGCGAGGTCGCCGGTGCCCTGGCCGCGCACTGCCTCACCGAAGGTGTGGAACCCCGTCAGGTGCAGTCCGAGGACAAGCGGTTCGACGAGTTCGCCGCCCTCCTCGACCGCTCGGGGGTCCAGCGCCACTGGCCCGACGTACGCGGCTACTGA
- a CDS encoding DUF5133 domain-containing protein — protein sequence MLLPDRHLVADLLSRYRAWERLVLADPLDDATRARFEDVAYTLCVLMGQRTAREAILKAESYLSKIKPMPIFPVGPEPVGPGLHD from the coding sequence ATGCTGCTGCCGGACAGACATCTGGTCGCCGATCTGCTGAGCCGCTACCGCGCGTGGGAACGGCTGGTACTGGCCGATCCGCTGGACGACGCCACGCGCGCACGGTTCGAGGACGTGGCGTACACGCTGTGTGTGCTGATGGGGCAGCGCACCGCGCGGGAGGCCATCCTCAAGGCCGAGTCGTATCTGAGCAAGATCAAGCCCATGCCGATCTTCCCCGTCGGCCCCGAGCCGGTCGGCCCCGGACTCCACGACTGA